The window AGTAATCGCATTGGCCAAGAATGTGACGATGATGTTTGTATCAATTTTTATGGCTCTTCTTTTGTCAGTGATCATCGCGGTGAATTCATTACGGAATCGCCTCGAGATAAACAAATCATTCAATATGCCGAATTGGATTTGCAAGCGACTAACCAATATCGACGTAGCTGGGGGCTATTCCGCGATCGCCGTCCAGAATTGTATAAGCGCCTGCTGGATTTGTAGTATTTTTAACCAATTTTCGTTGTTGACAATATTGGGCAGTCCTATATAATTGCGGGCTATTTTGATGGTAGTGCTAATCCATGTTGTTAGTGCTGCAGTTGTGATTTTTAACGGGAGAATTTCCTTGGCTAATACTAAACAGGCAAAAAAGCGCGTCAGACAGGCTGAAAAGCACCGCGCTCAAAATACTAGCCGTCGTTCTATGATGCGTACGTATGTGAAGAAAACGATTCACGCAATCGAGTCTGGTGACGTAGGGGTTGCAAAAAGCCTTTTTATCAAGATGACGTCAGTGCTTGATACCATGGCGGGTGGCGGCTTGATTCATAAGAATAAAGCAGCGAGGCATAAAAGTCGTTTGAGTCAACGTATTAAAGCGATGGATGCGACTCCTGTTGCTGCAGTTTAATTAAAAACGGGTGAGCCAAGATTCATTTATTGGCTCACCTCGTATCTTCAAAAAAATGTCTCTGAATTTCACTTAATGCCCGCATTTTTTAGATAAGTTCTATTTGAATTTCTGT is drawn from Gammaproteobacteria bacterium and contains these coding sequences:
- the rpsT gene encoding 30S ribosomal protein S20: MANTKQAKKRVRQAEKHRAQNTSRRSMMRTYVKKTIHAIESGDVGVAKSLFIKMTSVLDTMAGGGLIHKNKAARHKSRLSQRIKAMDATPVAAV